Genomic window (Rossellomorea aquimaris):
AGGAAACCGGTTGGAGAAATCCCTGGAAGCGGCCCTGACCGTGACGGCAGCGGCCCTTCAAAACGGGGACTATGTGTCGGTCCTTGCTTTCAGTAAAGATGTGAAGGTATATATCCCTCCGGCCAAAGGGATGGCGCATCTGCAAACGATCCTTCATCGTATTTATCATTTGGAAGTGGACGCAGCCGAGTCCAATTATGCTGCGGTCCTCCATTATGTTCAAACGGTTCAGAAAAAGCGGAGCCTGCTCTTATTATTCAGTGACGTACACACTTTTCTTCATGAAGAAAGCGCCCTGTTTTATTTACAGCGCCTGCGGAAACAGCATCTCTTTTTAACGATCGGGATAGAAGACGAAATGTTGGTCAAGCGGATCAAGACAGAGCCTGTTGATTCTCAGCATGCGATGATGAAGAGCATTGCCCAGAAGCAGATGCTCGTGAAGAAGAGGGAGAAAGCCAAGTGGGAAAAGCAGGGCCTCCTGATGGTGGAGGCCCGTGAAGAGAAACTGGCCGCAACGGCTGTTTCGTACTATATCGATATGATGAACCGGGGGTTACTGTAGGCTCGCTTTGCTTAGGCGAAGCCTTCCGATCGTCATATAGAGAATCAGACCGATAACCGTTAAAAAGGCAACCATATATTTTGCGAGTAGCGGTATGGCAGCAGGCGTAATAAAACCTTCGATGATTCCGGCGACCACAAACAGGGGTACTGTCCCGAGGAGCAGCTGGACGGATCTGATCGCTTGCTGCTTTAATTGGTAGCCTCGTGTGAAACGTCCAGGTACAAAGAGCTTATAGCCCATCAAGAGACCAGCACCTCCTGCAATAAATATGGCTGTAAGCTCGATCATTCCATGGGGGACGATGTAAGCCCAGAATTCATAGCTCATTCCCTGGTGCCAGAAGACAGCGGCCAGGGCACCTACAATGATTCCATTGTACACAAGTATATAGACCGTCAACAGGCCAAATGTCACACCGCCGGCAAAGGCAAGGAAGGCGACTTTGATGTTATTGGTCATAATGGCAGCCGACATAAGTGAAGAATCCACTTGTCCGTCACTTTTCCCGAGATTAGATGGATCCACCCCTTGAGACATTTCAGCTGGTAGAATGGAATAAAGGTGAAGAGGATCATTCACGACAGAAATGAAGGCGCCGAGTGCACCGATTGTAAATAAAAGCATCGCGGTGACAACGAACTTCCACTGCTCAAGCAGTAATCCGATAAATGTCGTGGAGAAAAAATGTCTAATCTGTTTTCCACTTGAGATTTGGTCTTTATATAAAAGATTGTGAGACTTTGATACGAGGCCGTTCAAATAATCGGTTACTTCTTCTCCGGGAAAATAGGTCTGGCTGTAGGAAAGATTCTGGGCAGCCTTTTGATAAAGACGGTTGAATTGATCAATGGCAGGGCCAGTTGTGTTCTTCCTCTTTCGAAGAGTTCCGAGGAGTTCTTCTAACTGCTTCCAGTCGTCCCGGTGCTGTTTGACAAATTGCTTCACGTTCATTGTGACACCTACTTGTTCTTTTAATTTCTTATCTCTTATTATAGTAAGTTAAGAAAAAAATAGAAACCATTAAAGGTAAATTCATCCATAAGGAGGGGATTGTATTGCATGAAGAACAAGTCGATATTAAAACCCCTGAATATGTTTCCCTGCAATTTCAACCTGCAGGCTTAGGCAGCCGGGCTGCAGCCCTGATGATTGATCAGCTGCTGTTAACAATCTTAAACATCTTGATCCTTGTACTCCTATTTTTTATAACGTCAGGGAATAATGGCATATTTAGTATGTTGGAAATCAACTCGACACTATGGGGGATCGCCATCATCGCCATCTTCTTTCTCAATTGGGGGTATTTCTTTGCATTAGAATACTTCTGGGGTGGAAAGACGGTAGGAAAGCGATTGCTGGGGATCCGGGTGATGCAGGAAAACGGACACAGCGTCACTCTCTTATCCTGTTTCATTCGCAATCTATTAAGAATCATCGATATGCTTCCCGTCTCCTATTTCATTGGTATGGTCATGATCTTCCTGCATTCTAAGCATAAAAGGGTGGGAGATCTCGTTGCTGGAACCATCGTTGTTCATGAGCGACGCGTCAAAGGAAAACGAAAAGAAAAAGCCATCGAGAAGGAAATCCGTCGTCGAGGGTTGAGGAAAGAGAACTTTATAGTGGAAGAGTGGGAATTAAAGCAGCTCGGTGCGAAAGAATGGAATCTGGTCAAAACGTACAGCAACCGATTCGTTCAACTCCCCCTTTCAGAACGTAACCAATTAACCAAAAAGCTTGCCCTTATCCTCTATCCTAAACTTGGATTAGACGTGCAGGATAAAACATATGAGGAGCTTGAGGATACCCTTCTCCTTTTATACCTGTCATTAAGGGAAGAATGGGAATTTGAATTGTAACAGCAAAGCCTGGAGAGGGCTTTGCTGTTTTTTTATTTATCAGATGACAAGGTCTTTATACCTAATAAAGATTCCTCGTGGCTATTAAAGCAATCTCTCAAGGAATTAGATGATTACATAGAAAATTAAGTAAATATAGTAGGATAATTGTGATAGGTGTTTACAATTATTATATGTAATTTACAAAATAATAAGAAAAATAATGCCCATTATCCCATTACATTACAAAATGCGACAAAATATACTTGTACTGTAATCATTTAAATATATTTGTTTTTTTAACTGAAGGGGGAAAGGGTATGAGGACGAAAAAGATTTCATTATCGATTATCAGTATTCTGTTTTTACTGACTGGAGGTTTCATTCAGCCTCAAGAAAGTATGGACAAGGGAGTGGCAGCTGCACCTCAGTCTGCCGTAATAAATGAAGTGGCCTGGATGGGGACAACGGGCTCTTACAACGATGAGTGGATGGAACTATACAATACCACTTCATCTGATCTTTCCTTGGAAGGATGGACCATTGAAGCCCAGGACGGATCACCGAGCATAGCTTTAAGCGGATCCGTGCCGGCACAGGGATATTTTTTACTGGAAAGGACAAGTGATGGCACGATTTCAACTGTCGCAGCTGATCAAGTCTATACAGGAAGTCTTGGAAATTCCGATGAAGTTCTTTATTTAAAGGATGCGTCCGGTTCGATTATCGATGAAGTGAATAGCTGGTACGCTGGTGACAATACCACTAAAGCCACGATGGAGCGAAACGATCGTTCTATCAGCGGTACGGATCCGACTAATTGGAGCACATCGACGGCTTCCTATGAAGGTGGATTTGGAACACCGAAAGCGGCTAATTCAGCTGTTCCTCCTGGAAGTGGAAGTGAATCACTAACCAATGTAAGCGATGCGCCGGGTGCCATCAACGTCTACTTTAACAAAAGTGCATCCACTCAATATGCCATGCCGGGTAACGAAGCAAACTACAACGTGAACCTTGAAAATCGTCTGATCGAACGATTGAATGAAGCGACAACGTCCATTGACTTAGCCACGTATGAAATCAATTTGCCACGAGTGGTCGATACGTTGATGGACAAAGCAGCGCAAGGGGTGGACGTCCGGATTCTCGCTGATGCCAAGGATGGATCGGACCCACATTACGCAGAACGATATGAAACCATGCGATTATACTTAGAGAAGCTTGTCCGAGGTAAGGATGGAATAGTAGGATCAGCGGATGATGCTCATATTTTATCCGATTCCCCTATGTTTGTAGTGGAAGATGCCGTGAAGCGGGCAGCATACGATTTACCTGCAAGCTTCAGCGATTTCCCACAGCGAAACGTAACGGTTGGCAATACGGCGACAACAGGCAATATGTTTGTGGAAGGGGAATGGAAAGAAACGGACAGCTACTATTCTCCAGGGAATCAAATGCATAATAAATTTGCTGTTGTTGATGGGAAATGGGTTTTCACAGGAAGCTGGAATTTTACCGTAACAGGTTTATATGGTTCTGAGGAAAACATGAACCAGGGAATCCTTGGCGGCAACCAGCAGCATGTCGTGGAGGTTCACTCTCCAGAACTGGCCTCCATTTATAAAACGGAATTTGAAGAAATGTGGGGGAGTGGATCAACGACTCCAAATAATACAGTATCGAACTTTAGCACAAGGAAAGTGGATAACACACCTCATACGTTGACCATCGGAGGAGATACGGTAGAAGTGTACTTCTCTTCAGGAGACGATGCGGTGGGACGTATGACAGAGCTAGTAAAAACAGAAGGAGACGAAAACGCATATTTCACTATTTTCGCATGGAGCGACCAAGCCCTTGTGGACGAATTGAAGAATAAATGGGAAGGAAGCTATATGGATAACCAGGGAACGTTGACCGGCTTTGATGTGAAAGGTCTATACGATGCCAGCTTCTGGAACCAATGGTGGTCAGCGAGTATTGAAATGACAGGAAGAACTGCTACGCAAACGAGTACGAACAATCCAAATACGCGCTGGGCAAACCCTGCACCCGTGTACAAGGCAAACGAAAGCCGCAAGCTTCATGCCAAAACGATGCTCATCGATGCCGACACCGACAGTGATCCAACCGTCATCGTAGGGTCGACCAACTGGAGTGAAAACGGCAATAATGTAAATGACGAAAACATGCTCATCATCCATGACGATGCCATCACGAATCAATTCCTGCAGGAGTTCAATGCAAGATATGTGAATGCTGGCGGTGTTGTACAGTAGGTTGGATGAAAAGTTCCTTAACTATGGTACGAAATGAAAAAGGATGATTCTCTGTGGATAATCATCCTTTTTGATTGGTGCCAATTCCTGCTTACTCCATCCCGGGAGCCTTCTGGATTTCAAAAATAAGTACAATTGCAGTGATTGCGTGTGCAATCAATCGGATGACCGGGAAAAAGTTTAAGAAGGAAGCAAGGATACCGAGGGCACTTCCAAGGATCGGCTGATCTTCTGACCTTGAAATATACAATACGCTCGCATGCCAAAGGGCCACTAAACACAGGAGAAAAGGAATCGCATCACCTGCAATATTGCCAAAGATCGGAACAGCTAAAAACAATTCGATAGAAAAGGATAACCATTTAATTCGTGAAAGCACGGACACACACCTCCTTATTTCAGTGTATGACTATGTGAAGGGCGTGTGCTTGTTTTTAGGGAATTGTTTTTTTGTGGGTGAGTGGCGGTTGTCGTGTGCGAATTTTGCTCTAGACAATGCATGGCGGATAACCACTAAAAAGACCACCGTCTCATCCCGAGACAGTGGTCTTTTAAAGCATTTTTAAGCGAGTAACTTCTCTACAACCTTATGCTCATTTTCATTCAGCAGGTTTTTGCCGATCGTTTCATGAACCTCTTTATTCATGCTGGCTTCCAGCACAGCGGCCTCTTCTTTATCGCCAACGAGTAGAATCCGTTCCCACTCCTCATCAGCGGCCTTTTTGTCCAGGATGCTGCCGAGACTTTTCCACCAGCGCTGTTGATTCGCTTTGAGGCGATTTTCGAATTCTTCCTGCTGATTAGCCTTTCCGCCGCCGCTTCCCATGCTTACGTCTGAGTGATGGGGACCTTCGTGCTTTCGCCAATCATCTGTTTCTAAATCGAATTCCATAAATTCACTGGACTGAATCTCTCCAAAGGCGGAGGTGAGGATTTTGATTTGATTTTGCTGAAGAAGCACCAATCCCGTGTAAGGATATTCTTTATGCAAGGATTTCAATTGATCCAGGTGAGGATTTTCCTCCCAATAAAAATTTGTTTCAACCGGTACTTGAAGCAGAAAGGTCTCCCAAATGCCGCTATCGGCTGAAGCGAAGATGATAAAACTTCTTGGCAGTTCACGCTCTAAACTATATACATAATTTTCTACTTTTGAGCGGATCGATTCAAGCCTTTCTTTTTCCTCGGGAGCACTTTCAAGGTATTCTTCAAGGCGGTTGAACCCGTTTTTAAGGGCAATCTTCCATTCGCCGCCCTGCTGATCGTGGTCACTGCGGTCCGTATTCAAATAAACAGTCAATAACTTATCAGGTTTCTGTAAGTACAAGTTTTCCAATACGCTCAGTGTTTTTTTGAAAGACATGGAACTCCTCCTTATAGAATGCTTACTTTTCTTATAAACGGTAGTGATCCCTCTTAAACATCTTTTTGTAAAATAGGGAATTGACGAAAGGATTTTAATAGGAAAAAATAGGAGTGAGGGGAGGGCGCACCAATGAACATAGTGAAACAGTGGGTCCAGGAAGATAGTGATTACATACGTAAGAAATTGATTGAATACAATATGTCCCAAGTAGATGAGGAGACAAAGACGCCTCTGGAGCAAATCAGTTTTGTTATGAGGAACGATGAGGATGAAATCGTTGGGGGAGTGGTCGGAGAAATGTTCTGGCATCATCTCCATATTGATTTTCTGTGGGTGGCAGATGACTATCGGCATGGAGGGTACGGATCCAAACTGATTCACCGGATAGAAGCGTATGCCAGGGAGAAAGGATGCCATCTCGTTATACTAGATACATTCAGCTTTCAAGCACCTCATTTTTATAAAAAGTTAGGGTATAAGGAATTCGGAGTCCTTAACGATTTTCCTAAGGGTCAGAGTCAGTATTTTATGGAGAAACGATTGTAGCAACCAGCCGGGGCTGGTTGCTTTTTTTATTGGAGTTTTTACTTCTATAAACTCTCCAATGTGCATTTAAGCCCATTTTCTTAAAGAAATCAGATAAATCATGTTTTATGTTCTTTCCATCGGGTAAATATGTACTAAATAACACACGACGGGAGAGAATAAAGTGAGCTATATTAACCAAGGTAGAGAGCGAATTCAATTTGATCGCAAGGGTAAGAAAAAGGATTTTCATATACTGGAGTGCACACACTGTGAGAATGAATTCCGTTCAACGATGAATGTCAATCAAATCGAGTGCTCCCATTGTTCAACATCTACAGATCCTAAATTGGACCTTTCGATTTTTAAAGTCATCGGATTTATTGAAAATCTTCAAGGGAGTGAAGTTCGTTGCTAAACAAGGATAAATTAGCCGATTTGAAAATGGATTTCAACGATATTCTTTGGATGAGTTCTGGAGTTGCTATTATTCTATTATTACTTGCATTAGCAAATTTCTTTATCCTTGCCTAATCATATTGTTGTGATTTGAAAAGTCCTGACTGTTTAGTAGGACTTTTTTTGTTGGGCAAAACTCTCCATTGAAAAAGCCTGCCCGCTTTTAGAATTAAAGCAGGCAGGCTTTTCTATTGGTTGTTATCCTTTATAGTTTTCATCGTACTCAAGATAAACAACATGAGTTTCCAGGTATTCGTTAAGGCCGTGTTTTCCATCTGCTCCGCCGATTCCGGATTGACCGCGACCAGCGTGGAAACCATTGATGGCTTCAAAGTTCTCACGATTCACGAAGGTTTCGCCGTATCTAAGTTCATTCGCCGCCCTCATGATCTCATGGAGGTTTTCACTGAAAATCGAGGAAGAAAGACCATATTCTGTATCGTTGGCAAGCTCGATCACTTCATCAAAATCCTTGTATGTCATAATTGGAAGGACGGGTCCAAAGATCTCTTCCTGGATGATTTCCATATCCTGTTTTACATCTACGAGAATGGTAGGCTCGTAGTAGAACCCTTTATCCATATTGAGCGGTTTCCCGCCTGTAAGGATTTTTGCTCCATCTTCAACGGCTGTATTGACCATTTCAGTTACGGTTTCAAGTCGATCTTTATTCACAAGAGGTCCGATGTCGTTATCCCGGTTTGTCGGATCTCCGACTGTCGTGTTTTTCATCGCTTCGGTCATTTTGCTGATGAATTCTTCTGCTACATCCTCGTGGACATACACTCGTTCCGCGTTCGTGCATGCCTGCCCGGAGTTAGTGATTCTGGACGTTTTGATCTTTTCAACGGCAAGATCAATATTTGCATGCTTGGTTACGATGGCAGGGGCTTTACCGCCCAGCTCCAGGTTTACTTTTGTAATGGACTTCGATGCTGCTTCCATCACTATTGAACCGGCCGGGTAGCTTCCCGTCATGGACACCATGCGTACTTTGGGGTGACTGGACATTGGGTTTCCGATATCGGACCCTTTACCGGTTACAAGATTAAAGACTCCTTTTGGCAGTCCGATTTCGTCTACGATCTTAGCGAACTCACATGCGGTATTTGGTGTGTATTGACTCGGTTTCATCACGATCGTACAGCCTGTCACAATCGCAGGGGCAACTTTCCTGGCCAGGATGAACATCGGGAAGTTCCACGGAACGATTCCTGCTACGACTCCGATCGGTTTCTTGTATACAAGTATGTTTTCGTTCGAGCGTTCACTTTCAAGGATTTCACCTTCATACCTTAACGCCCAGCCTGCCATGTAACGGAAATACTCGATGGCAAAATCGAGCTCACCCTCCGAGGCATCCAATGTCTTCCCGTTTTCTTCTGTCAGCATCTGAACAAATTGTTCTTTACGTTCTTCCAGCTTATCGGCTATTTTATATAAATAGGAAGCACGTTCCTTGGAAGGGACCTTCTCCCAGGACAGAAAGGCTGAATGAGCAGCATCAATCGCGTGATTGACATCCTCTTCCGTTCCCATCTGAATGGAAGAAATCGTCTCCTCATTCGCAGGATTGATCACGTCCAATGTATCCTTCGACGTACTATCCACAAACTCACCATTAATATACAACTGATACTTCTTCACGATTACTCCTCCTTGTAGAACTCTTTCTTATCATATCTTCTTCTTTTCCCTTTCAATGGGGAGGGGTAAACATGTGGATGTGCGAGGGACGGACCTCGTTCCATTCATATACTAAGCTAAGACCTTGATACAAAGGGGGTTAAGTGAGTTTCTCGGTTCGCTTCTGGAAAATAAAGTGAAAGAGGGACGGACCTCTTCCACTCAATCCTTCAACCAAAACGCTGGTTTAATAGGATTGGAGTGAAAATGGAGGTCCGTCCCTCAGAATGGTTATTTGCTTGGTTCTGCGATTTTGACGAGTTGTTTGCCGATGTTTTTACCTTGGAAGAGTCCGAGGAAGGCGTCGGTTACGTTTTCTAAGCCTTCTGTGATGGTTTCTTCGTATTGGAGTTTTCCTTGGGAAAGCCATTGGCCAAGCTCTGTTGCGCCTTCTTTGAAGCGGTCATTGTAGTCGTTGACGACAAAGCCTTTCATGAGCGCGCTTGATTTGATCAATTTCGTCTGAACGCGTGGTCCCAGGTCACGATCTGTTTTGTTATAAGAAGAAATCGCTCCGCACACTGGTACACGTGCATGTTTATTTAGTAAACTAAGGACAGCGTCACCAATTTCGCCACCAACGTTTTCGAAATACACATCAATGCCGTTTGGACAGGCTTCTTTTAACGCAGCATAGATATTATCCGTTGTTTTGTAGTTGATTCCTTCGTCGAATCCAAGCGTATCTGTCAGGTAGCTCACTTTTTCATCCGAACCTGCAATCCCGACAACGCGGGCTCCTTTGATTTTGGCTATTTGTCCGACAACAGAGCCGACTGCACCTGCAGCACCGGATACAACCACGGTTTCGCCTTCTTTCGGCTGACCGATGTCAAGGAGGCCGAAGTAAGCGGTCAATCCAGTCATTCCCAGTATACTAAGGTGAGTAGAGATAGGGGCGACATTCGGATCGATGGAGCGAACCTGCTTCTCATCGGCAAGTGAATATTCCTGCCAAGGCAGCATTCCTACAACGAAATCGCCTTTTTGGAAATGTCCGGATTCTGACTCGACGATTTCACCAACCGCTCCGCCAGCCAACGCTTCGTTTAACTGGAATGGTTCTACATACGACTTGGCATCAGACATTCTGCCCCGCATATAAGGATCCACGGAAAGATAAAGAGTTTTGACTAATACTTGACCTTTGGATGGTTTAGGAATTTCAATCTCTTTGAAGTTGAAATCCTCTTTTACAGGCATTCCTTCAGGACGGGAGACTAATTGAATTTGTTGCTGCTTTTCAGGTAACATCGTGATTCCTCCTCGTAATTTAATCTGGAATATATTTTCCGATTACTTGAAACTTATCACATGGAGTTTAGGTTCTACAAAGAATAACACTTGAGAAAGGCGGGGTGAATGTGGCTAATAGTTGGGAAGCGGAGGTGGAGGTCACGATTGACCAGGCAAGATTATTGATCGGAAATCAGTTTCCGGAACTTCCTCTATCAAGAATGGAAATCATTGACTATGGATTCGATAATACGGTTATGAAAGTGAACAACGATTGGGTCTTTCGGTTTCCAAGGCGGGGTATAGCCGTGAAGCTTTTGGAAACAGAAGGAAAGCTTTTGCCATTGCTCGATGAAAAGAGTCTCGGACTCCGAATTCCGGTTCCGACCTTTTTTGGAAAGCCTTCCCCTCAATACAAATGGCCCTTTCTAGGCTACCGGTTTGTTGAAGGAATGATTCCATCCCGGGCACATGAGGTGGTTAGAGAAGGGAATTCAGCCCTTAAATTGGCATGGTTTCTTAAGAAACTTCATCTGACGGATGTATCAGAGGCAGTGAAACGGGGAGTATCTAATGATGAATTGAATCGTTTAGATGTTAAAAAACGGATCACGACCTTGGAAAAAAACATTCATGAAATCGAAGAACTAAATCTTCTTCACCAGGTTGAAAAGTTAAAAGACTACCTTCAGCACGTACCAAAAAAGCCATTACCTTCAGAAACCACGTTGGTTCACGGCGACCTTCATTTTAAAAATATTGTTGTGAATGAGCATGGAATCTTATCAGGGATTCTGGATTGGGGTGACGTGCATATTGGCCATCGAGCCATTGATTTAAACCTCGTGTACAGTTATCTCAATCCTGCGGGGCGGGATTTGTTTTTTGAAGAATATGGAGAGGTAGAGGAAGTCGAGTTGGAATATGCACGGTTCAAAGCTATCTACACCAACGTCGTCCTGCTTCTTTACGGCTATCATGAGAAGCAGCCTCATACAGTAGTGGAAGCCCGGAAAAGTTTAGAGCTTGCATTAATAAGAGGGACGGACCTTGGTGAGTAGCACAAGGTCCGTCCCTCTTCTGATATTATTTAACGTTTTTTTGAATATACTTCACGATTTTTCTCAGTTCATTCGCATGTGGACGGCCAAAGGGGCTCGTTTGTCTTTGCTGGTACATGGTTTGTCCTTTTTCATTCACAAGGAAGTAAGCCGGTTCACCATGTTGTCCGTGATCCTCATAAGGGGCATCTTCACCGTGATAGAATACATCATAGGCTTTGATTGCCTCTAATTTTTCGTCTGCTAAAACGGGGAAAGTTAAATCCTCTTTGTTAGCAAACTCCTGCAAGTCTTCCATTTTATCACTGGAAATCGCAAGTATGTGAACATTGTGTTTTTCAAAATCCTCTTTGTTAGCTTGTAATTCTCTAAGTTCTTCCTGACATACCGGACACCATGAACCCCTGAAGAAAACGATGAGATGCCAGCTTTGATGTTCTTTTTGATGGTCCTCAAATGAGAACGTTTCACCTGAAACTGCCGGGAGCGTGAAATTTGGTACCGTATCATTTAATTGAAAAGTTGCCATTATTCATTCCTCCTATTGTATTCTTTCCAGTCAGATAGGCGTTAGGACAATCCTAACCAGATTGAAATACATACAGTATAGTAATTTATTTTTGCTTACATGGAGTGTATTTCCCTTTATGTGAGAAACAAAACGTACTATTGTGCAGAGTGAGTAGAAAGGACGATGGATATGAGAAGAAATAAGACAGTTCCAAATCTGTGTATTTTCCCGGAATACAAATGGTGCGGACCAGGATGCAGCGGACCCGGTGCCCCTGTCAATTCAGTCGACGCAGCATGCAAGGCCCATGACCTGTGCTATGAGCGATACGGTCCAAGCTGCCAGTGTGATCGGATGTTCATGAGGAAGCTGAAAAATGAAATCAACCCCCATAGTCGAAAAGGGAGGCATGCTTTTCTTATGTATCAATATATGAAATTGCAGACCAGGGTCACGTGTCAAAAGCAATGCCGGGGGTCATGGATTTAGGCCGATGAGACCCTGCAACCTCTTTATTTGAAGGGACCGTTTAACATAAAATGGGGAGTTCAATGGAAAATGAACCGGTTCCCGGCACACATTCAAAAAAACCAGCCCACATCAAGCAGGCTGGCGACTCAGATTAAAATGGTTTAATAGACATTAAGATGATAAGAATAATAGCGGCACTATGTATAATGAAGTTGAATGGTTTTATTCTGAGTTGATTTTTCCGGAAGAATCGGGAAATTAGTACCTGTTTCCATAATTTCTTTAACAAAGGGGAGAAAAAAGTATGAGTGAGAAAGATGAAATTAGGCATAAGGTATGGAATCGGTTGACAGAGAGAAAATTAGGCGCTTTTCCATTTCCTCTAACGGGCAGGATTCCAAATTTCAAAGGAGCTGAAAAAGCTGCTTCTTTAGTTCGGAATATGGATATTTACAAGGATGCCGAGGTCGTAAAGGTGAATCCGGATGCACCTCAGCTCCCACTTCGCGCAACTGTGTTGAAGGACGGGAAGATTTTACTCATTCCAACGCCGCGCTTAAAGGACGGATTTGTCATGATTAAGCCTGAATGGGTGCCCCGGGGAGAAGAGAGAAAGGCAGCGAGCATCAAGCATATGAATACATATGGTAAAGTCGTACCGCTCACAGATATACCTCCCATTGACTTGATAGTGGTCGGTTCCGTTGCGATTCATCGTGATGGAAGAAGACTTGGAAAAGGAGAGGGGTATGCCGATCGTGAATACGCCATCCTGCGTGAAATCGGAAACAACCCGGTGCCGGTCATCACGACCATAAACAGTGAGCAGCTTGTAGGAGATGACATCCCTAGGGATTCCTATGACCTGGCCGTCGACTGGATCATCACCGAAGCAGGCATCACGGAAACCCGCACCCCATACCCAAAACCACAGGGCATCGAATGGGACCACGTAAGCGAAGAAGAAATGGAGAAGATGCCGATCCTGAAGGAATTGAAGAATTTCTCTGGAGGGACGGACCTTTAATTTATAATTAAATGGCAAGAATGCTATAGGGATGGGCCTTATGTGGAAACTGGAGGTCCGTCCCTCAATGTGACGTGAAAAACCCCCTGAAGGTGTAATACCTTCAGGGGAAGGTTATGTTGGTCGACTGAATAGGTCAAGTTTTTTTAGTAACCCTCAACGACCAAATCCAGCTTCCCTGTTTCGGGACTGATGACCAATCCGTGCACGGGAATGTTTTTATCCATCAACGGATGATTCTTGATCATGTCGACGCTGTGGGCGACGCTTTCCTGTACTGAGCTGAAGCCTTTCAGCCAGTCGTGGAGGT
Coding sequences:
- a CDS encoding stage II sporulation protein M; the protein is MNVKQFVKQHRDDWKQLEELLGTLRKRKNTTGPAIDQFNRLYQKAAQNLSYSQTYFPGEEVTDYLNGLVSKSHNLLYKDQISSGKQIRHFFSTTFIGLLLEQWKFVVTAMLLFTIGALGAFISVVNDPLHLYSILPAEMSQGVDPSNLGKSDGQVDSSLMSAAIMTNNIKVAFLAFAGGVTFGLLTVYILVYNGIIVGALAAVFWHQGMSYEFWAYIVPHGMIELTAIFIAGGAGLLMGYKLFVPGRFTRGYQLKQQAIRSVQLLLGTVPLFVVAGIIEGFITPAAIPLLAKYMVAFLTVIGLILYMTIGRLRLSKASLQ
- a CDS encoding RDD family protein codes for the protein MHEEQVDIKTPEYVSLQFQPAGLGSRAAALMIDQLLLTILNILILVLLFFITSGNNGIFSMLEINSTLWGIAIIAIFFLNWGYFFALEYFWGGKTVGKRLLGIRVMQENGHSVTLLSCFIRNLLRIIDMLPVSYFIGMVMIFLHSKHKRVGDLVAGTIVVHERRVKGKRKEKAIEKEIRRRGLRKENFIVEEWELKQLGAKEWNLVKTYSNRFVQLPLSERNQLTKKLALILYPKLGLDVQDKTYEELEDTLLLLYLSLREEWEFEL
- a CDS encoding phospholipase D-like domain-containing protein, with translation MRTKKISLSIISILFLLTGGFIQPQESMDKGVAAAPQSAVINEVAWMGTTGSYNDEWMELYNTTSSDLSLEGWTIEAQDGSPSIALSGSVPAQGYFLLERTSDGTISTVAADQVYTGSLGNSDEVLYLKDASGSIIDEVNSWYAGDNTTKATMERNDRSISGTDPTNWSTSTASYEGGFGTPKAANSAVPPGSGSESLTNVSDAPGAINVYFNKSASTQYAMPGNEANYNVNLENRLIERLNEATTSIDLATYEINLPRVVDTLMDKAAQGVDVRILADAKDGSDPHYAERYETMRLYLEKLVRGKDGIVGSADDAHILSDSPMFVVEDAVKRAAYDLPASFSDFPQRNVTVGNTATTGNMFVEGEWKETDSYYSPGNQMHNKFAVVDGKWVFTGSWNFTVTGLYGSEENMNQGILGGNQQHVVEVHSPELASIYKTEFEEMWGSGSTTPNNTVSNFSTRKVDNTPHTLTIGGDTVEVYFSSGDDAVGRMTELVKTEGDENAYFTIFAWSDQALVDELKNKWEGSYMDNQGTLTGFDVKGLYDASFWNQWWSASIEMTGRTATQTSTNNPNTRWANPAPVYKANESRKLHAKTMLIDADTDSDPTVIVGSTNWSENGNNVNDENMLIIHDDAITNQFLQEFNARYVNAGGVVQ
- a CDS encoding VLRF1 family aeRF1-type release factor, with translation MSFKKTLSVLENLYLQKPDKLLTVYLNTDRSDHDQQGGEWKIALKNGFNRLEEYLESAPEEKERLESIRSKVENYVYSLERELPRSFIIFASADSGIWETFLLQVPVETNFYWEENPHLDQLKSLHKEYPYTGLVLLQQNQIKILTSAFGEIQSSEFMEFDLETDDWRKHEGPHHSDVSMGSGGGKANQQEEFENRLKANQQRWWKSLGSILDKKAADEEWERILLVGDKEEAAVLEASMNKEVHETIGKNLLNENEHKVVEKLLA
- a CDS encoding GNAT family N-acetyltransferase produces the protein MNIVKQWVQEDSDYIRKKLIEYNMSQVDEETKTPLEQISFVMRNDEDEIVGGVVGEMFWHHLHIDFLWVADDYRHGGYGSKLIHRIEAYAREKGCHLVILDTFSFQAPHFYKKLGYKEFGVLNDFPKGQSQYFMEKRL
- the aldA gene encoding aldehyde dehydrogenase: MKKYQLYINGEFVDSTSKDTLDVINPANEETISSIQMGTEEDVNHAIDAAHSAFLSWEKVPSKERASYLYKIADKLEERKEQFVQMLTEENGKTLDASEGELDFAIEYFRYMAGWALRYEGEILESERSNENILVYKKPIGVVAGIVPWNFPMFILARKVAPAIVTGCTIVMKPSQYTPNTACEFAKIVDEIGLPKGVFNLVTGKGSDIGNPMSSHPKVRMVSMTGSYPAGSIVMEAASKSITKVNLELGGKAPAIVTKHANIDLAVEKIKTSRITNSGQACTNAERVYVHEDVAEEFISKMTEAMKNTTVGDPTNRDNDIGPLVNKDRLETVTEMVNTAVEDGAKILTGGKPLNMDKGFYYEPTILVDVKQDMEIIQEEIFGPVLPIMTYKDFDEVIELANDTEYGLSSSIFSENLHEIMRAANELRYGETFVNRENFEAINGFHAGRGQSGIGGADGKHGLNEYLETHVVYLEYDENYKG